TCGCCGATCATGTAGCGCCGGAAGGGGCCGGGGCGAAGAACGCTCACGGCCTTTCTGAATCCGGCGGGCTTTTCGGTGGTCACAGGGGCTCTCTTTCAGTGGTCACAAGGCTTTGAGGAAACTACCAGGGTAGCACGACCCATGCCCATCCTGCCACCTGATATGATGAGGAAAAGCCCGCTTGTTTGGATGAAGGAGGCGGCGATGCGCACGCTCGCGGCGACCCTGGCCATCGGCACCCTCGGCCTGGCGCTGTGCGCCCCGGCGGCCTCGGCCAACACCCTCACGCCCGACGGGGGCCTCTTCCCCAAGCGCGACAGCCTGTTCATCCAGGCCACCGACCTGCCCCTTCGCGAGGCCCTCATGCTGATCTGCGACAAGGGCGGCTACAACGTGGCCCTCTCGAGCGAGATCGGGCGCACCAAGGTGGAC
This genomic stretch from Pantanalinema sp. harbors:
- a CDS encoding STN domain-containing protein, with translation MRTLAATLAIGTLGLALCAPAASANTLTPDGGLFPKRDSLFIQATDLPLREALMLICDKGGYNVALSSEIGRTKVDLNLRGVTLDEAFTSLLLANGLSYKKSGKTLVIRPGEE